One Diabrotica virgifera virgifera chromosome 3, PGI_DIABVI_V3a genomic window carries:
- the LOC114342623 gene encoding 5'-AMP-activated protein kinase subunit beta-1 isoform X2: protein MLSSKYFLGSSGPTRERQKSGEVVPASPTKEGQAFTFDKKPENKLQIQSSQDEEEPYFTKPASSYDQPRPRANTVSEGTQPVRNASKTPTVFRWEGGGKDVCICGTFSNWETIPMVKSYGDFVAIVDLPEGEHQYKFYVDGEWKNDPGNKIIEDDSGAKNNLIVVKKSDFEVFQALAKDSENAKDDSQKEFGQDIPPNKPWEKTSGPPILPPHLLQVILNKDTPLSCEPTLLPEPNHVMLNHLYALSIKDGVMVLSATHRYRKKYVTTLLYKPI, encoded by the exons ATGTTATcctcaaaatattttttag GAAGTAGTGGACCTACGCGAGAACGGCAAAAATCAGGTGAAGTAGTCCCTGCGTCACCAACCAAAGAAGGACAAGCATTTACATTCGACAAGAAGCctgaaaataaattgcaaattcaAAGTTCGCAGGACGAAGAGGAGCCCTATTTTACAAAGCCCGCTTCGAGTTATGATCAACCTCGACCCAGAGCTAATACAG TATCTGAAGGAACCCAACCAGTGCGAAATGCATCTAAGACACCCACTGTTTTCCGATGGGAAGGAGGAGGTAAGGACGTATGTATCTGCGGTACCTTTTCCAACTGGGAGACTATTCCCATGGTAAAAAGTTATGGAGACTTTGTTGCCATAGTCGACCTCCCAGAAGGCGAACACCAGTACAAATTTTATGTTGACGGAGAATGGAAGAATGATCCCGGTAATAAAATTATAGAAGATGATAGCGGGGCTAAGAACAATCTTATTGTTGTAAAGAAATCAGATTTTGAG GTGTTTCAAGCATTAGCTAAAGATAGTGAAAATGCAAAAGATGATTCACAGAAAGAATTTGGACAGGATATACCACCAAACAAACCTTGGGAAAAAACAAGTGGTCCACCTATATTACCACCACATCTTCTTCAGGTTATTCTAAATAAGGACACACCATTATCA TGTGAACCTACTCTTCTCCCGGAACCCAACCACGTCATGTTAAATCATTTATATGCACTATCTATAAAGGACGGAGTGATGGTACTAAGTGCTACGCATAgatatagaaaaaaatatgttaCCACTTTGTTATACAAACCTATTTAA
- the LOC114342623 gene encoding 5'-AMP-activated protein kinase subunit beta-1 isoform X1, producing MLPASCPQGTGSSGPTRERQKSGEVVPASPTKEGQAFTFDKKPENKLQIQSSQDEEEPYFTKPASSYDQPRPRANTVSEGTQPVRNASKTPTVFRWEGGGKDVCICGTFSNWETIPMVKSYGDFVAIVDLPEGEHQYKFYVDGEWKNDPGNKIIEDDSGAKNNLIVVKKSDFEVFQALAKDSENAKDDSQKEFGQDIPPNKPWEKTSGPPILPPHLLQVILNKDTPLSCEPTLLPEPNHVMLNHLYALSIKDGVMVLSATHRYRKKYVTTLLYKPI from the exons ATGTTACCTGCTAGCTGTCCCCAAGGCACAG GAAGTAGTGGACCTACGCGAGAACGGCAAAAATCAGGTGAAGTAGTCCCTGCGTCACCAACCAAAGAAGGACAAGCATTTACATTCGACAAGAAGCctgaaaataaattgcaaattcaAAGTTCGCAGGACGAAGAGGAGCCCTATTTTACAAAGCCCGCTTCGAGTTATGATCAACCTCGACCCAGAGCTAATACAG TATCTGAAGGAACCCAACCAGTGCGAAATGCATCTAAGACACCCACTGTTTTCCGATGGGAAGGAGGAGGTAAGGACGTATGTATCTGCGGTACCTTTTCCAACTGGGAGACTATTCCCATGGTAAAAAGTTATGGAGACTTTGTTGCCATAGTCGACCTCCCAGAAGGCGAACACCAGTACAAATTTTATGTTGACGGAGAATGGAAGAATGATCCCGGTAATAAAATTATAGAAGATGATAGCGGGGCTAAGAACAATCTTATTGTTGTAAAGAAATCAGATTTTGAG GTGTTTCAAGCATTAGCTAAAGATAGTGAAAATGCAAAAGATGATTCACAGAAAGAATTTGGACAGGATATACCACCAAACAAACCTTGGGAAAAAACAAGTGGTCCACCTATATTACCACCACATCTTCTTCAGGTTATTCTAAATAAGGACACACCATTATCA TGTGAACCTACTCTTCTCCCGGAACCCAACCACGTCATGTTAAATCATTTATATGCACTATCTATAAAGGACGGAGTGATGGTACTAAGTGCTACGCATAgatatagaaaaaaatatgttaCCACTTTGTTATACAAACCTATTTAA
- the LOC114342623 gene encoding 5'-AMP-activated protein kinase subunit beta-1 isoform X3, with translation MGNAGSSGPTRERQKSGEVVPASPTKEGQAFTFDKKPENKLQIQSSQDEEEPYFTKPASSYDQPRPRANTVSEGTQPVRNASKTPTVFRWEGGGKDVCICGTFSNWETIPMVKSYGDFVAIVDLPEGEHQYKFYVDGEWKNDPGNKIIEDDSGAKNNLIVVKKSDFEVFQALAKDSENAKDDSQKEFGQDIPPNKPWEKTSGPPILPPHLLQVILNKDTPLSCEPTLLPEPNHVMLNHLYALSIKDGVMVLSATHRYRKKYVTTLLYKPI, from the exons atgggtaATGCAGGAAGTAGTGGACCTACGCGAGAACGGCAAAAATCAGGTGAAGTAGTCCCTGCGTCACCAACCAAAGAAGGACAAGCATTTACATTCGACAAGAAGCctgaaaataaattgcaaattcaAAGTTCGCAGGACGAAGAGGAGCCCTATTTTACAAAGCCCGCTTCGAGTTATGATCAACCTCGACCCAGAGCTAATACAG TATCTGAAGGAACCCAACCAGTGCGAAATGCATCTAAGACACCCACTGTTTTCCGATGGGAAGGAGGAGGTAAGGACGTATGTATCTGCGGTACCTTTTCCAACTGGGAGACTATTCCCATGGTAAAAAGTTATGGAGACTTTGTTGCCATAGTCGACCTCCCAGAAGGCGAACACCAGTACAAATTTTATGTTGACGGAGAATGGAAGAATGATCCCGGTAATAAAATTATAGAAGATGATAGCGGGGCTAAGAACAATCTTATTGTTGTAAAGAAATCAGATTTTGAG GTGTTTCAAGCATTAGCTAAAGATAGTGAAAATGCAAAAGATGATTCACAGAAAGAATTTGGACAGGATATACCACCAAACAAACCTTGGGAAAAAACAAGTGGTCCACCTATATTACCACCACATCTTCTTCAGGTTATTCTAAATAAGGACACACCATTATCA TGTGAACCTACTCTTCTCCCGGAACCCAACCACGTCATGTTAAATCATTTATATGCACTATCTATAAAGGACGGAGTGATGGTACTAAGTGCTACGCATAgatatagaaaaaaatatgttaCCACTTTGTTATACAAACCTATTTAA